The sequence TTCTTGATAGCTATCTATATAGGACCTTGTCGCAGTGTTTCGCTATCTCACATGAGCATGGTTCAACAACCTCTCAACCAGAGAGCAATGCAGAGCCAGATTGGAAGACTCGATAGGCTGCTAGGACGATTCTTCTGTATTTACGCTATTGCTAAAAATCATATTTTTCTGCTTTATTTCGTATGACCAAATAGACGTGAATCCTTTTAGGTCAAAATTTAGATGCCGGTATTTCACGATGTCGAGTTGGAGACCCATTTTCTGGAACATGAGGTCGAAAGGTCGGATCCTTCTAGGACTGATCTTTTGGAAATGATGATCTTGCCCTTAGCAGAAATTGTTACCTCTAAGTTATTTGACTCTGATTTTTATTGGATTTGGTGTCTTTTAAGGCCCTAGCAAGAATCAGTTGCTATAGCTATTGAAGTACTCCAGTATTTCTCATGCCTATTACAACAGCTACCAAAACAACTGGTTTTATCAGGCTTGGAAAGTTCGCCACAAGTAAACTTATTCAAAACTTGGGCTCAAATCAGGAGCAATACAAATTTGTTGGGAATTTAAGAAACGTACATGGTAGGGATTAGTCAAAAAACATATGAAAAACTATGGATGGAAGGATCTCTTCGTTGATCTAGCAATAATTGGGGTGGTTTTTGGCTTAGTGCTTTTAGTTGTTGGCTCATTTCCAGAAACTTTTGGGAGGATTCTTCCTTTTTTGAAATAGGTCTGATAATTAAGACTGCTTAAGGTATAAAAGGCTCAACCTTCCCCTCAATCGAAAAAAATGAAGGGCTGATTAAATAGAAAATAAAATGTAATTTTCAATTGTTAATTTAAAACTGCAGTAAGAAAATAAGCAGCTTTTAGGGTCTGGTTTGTATGTGTTTATTAAGTTTACTTTAAGTAGAACAATGAGTGGCAAGGTATAAAAGTAATAAAAGGATGCCAAAAAGGATTATCCTCTTAGTACTAGATCATTCTTTTTTAATGAATAGGTTGTTCAGTTTGGGTGTCTTTGAATTTATTAATAATTGTCCTTATTCTCGTCATCAATGGGCCTAATACTAAAGCTCTAAAAGCAGAGCCCCAGAGGTTAATGCGAGGCTAAGAAGAGCTTCTAGAACAAGAGAGGCATATTAAGAAAATTCTGTTAATACTATATCAAAATACTTCTTATTGATGGCAATTAAATGGAATAAATCTAGATTTCAATAAATTATCTTGTATTAAATAGGAGATTGTAAGCAAAAGATATGGTTAGTTAATTAGAAAACTAATTTTCTTGGAACACCTTTAATAAATAAAGAAACACGTCTTGCGATAAGAAGAAGAGGAAATAAAAGATTAGTTCTTTGATTGGAAGAAAAAGTAGTAGAAAGAATTTTCAATAAAGGTCCTGAAGGGTCTTTTATTTGAGAACAGATAGTATTAATAGCACTTGCTCCTTGCAAAATTTCATTATTCCTGATCAAAATCGCTCCTTTTTGGTCCATGTCATACCCAACAGGGAGCTCTGGAGGGTTTTCTCTTGCATTTTTGATTTGAATATTGGATAGGTTGCTTTTCAGTTCAAGTAGCTCTGCAAAGTGATTGCAGAATGGACATTGCCCATCGTAAATAAAAACAAATTTAGATTCCATTGGCAACAATGACTTGGTCCTTATCCTAGTTTGTAAGTGTTTGGGGAATTATAAAAGAATAGAAATGTGAAAAATTCTACAACAAAAAATTACTGATTCAATTTGAAGAATAGCATGTTTAGATTATTAGGAATAGAGACTTTATTCCAAAGTATCTCTAGAATTACATTATTTGTTTGAGGAATTTGTTGGGTATTTCTAATAAATAAAAAGTTCACATGCCTTTGACTTAAAGCTTTAAATATATATTGAAGGATCTTACTATAGTTCAAATATTAGATGATATTTCGTTTTGAATTGATAATTGTTTGTAAGCTGCATATCTCTGCATTTGCTGATCTAATGAAAACAGACAAGTTTTAACGCTTTTTAATTCACGCTCTAAATAACTTCGTCTCGATTGCAAAATCCCAAACCTTCTCTTCATTTCTTGCTGACGCCTATCTGGCTGACCATCTTTTTGTGAGTACTTCGAAGAATATAAGACCATAGAATCTGTGTTTTTACTTTTTGTGTTTTGAGCTTTCATTAAGATCTCCGATAGTTATTTGTGGATGGGTTGTATTCCAACCCTCTTAAAGATTTGAAGAATCTCCTTCGTTATGTGATGAGCTCCATACCTGGTGTAACCAATGATGGGATACTTTGTAAATCAGTCTTTACGCTCGAGTGTTTACGCCCAAGTCTTTATGCCTCAGTGTTTATCCTGCCGCATTTACTCCTAGTACCAACAATTTTTATGCTAATTCAATGTAAGACCAAGCCTTAGTAAAGAGTTGATAATATATTTTTTTGTATTTGCTTTGCCTTCAGCTTGTCTGATGAGAATCCATCTTTTAGCTTGATGTGTATCTAAAAAGCTAATAACTTAATTTCTTAGAAGATTATTTTATTGCCTATGTGTTTGCCTTGATGTTATTTGGACCTTTAGATTTATTTTTTCCTGTGTATGGATTTCATCCTAATGGGTTTTCTTCTTTTATGAAAAAACCGTTCTTTCTTATTAGTAAGCCGTGATTATTCATAATTCCTCTTTGTGGAAGTGTAATTAGATCCTTGATTTGTCTAGTATTGCTAGGACAGCATTAAACATAATTAAAGACTCCAATTCCTACCCAGCCTCTTCTCCTTGGTCTGCCTCCATAGACCCAGAAATTTCTTTCCCTATTCAGCCTTTTGAGAAGCTTTTACAAGACTTGGGTTGGTCTGAACCGTTGAAATGGTTGACCCATTGGCTTAATCGTGGTGGTACAAATATTGCATCCTCTGATTGGCCTAGGGGAATCAGATCAGATTGGGTCTGGGGATTAGGTTTGCCTTTACTCTCAGAGGTTGAACGTTTTTTAACAACTACAACTGAATATGTTTTGATAGGAATCTCTGGGTTACCAGGATGCGGGAAGACTAGTCTTGGGCATTGGCTTGAAGCCTCAGCAAGAAAGATGAATTGGCCAATTGCAGTCATCTCACTAGACGACTTTTATTTGCCAGCTGAGGATATGGTGAAGGCCATGAAGGGAAATCCGTGGAAGGTACCAAGGGGTCTTCCTGGAAGCCATTCCATAGAATTAATCGAAAGCACTATCGATAATTGGAGAAAAGATGGAAATTTGGTTGCGCCTCAATTTGATAAAGCACTTAGGAATGGACTTGGTGATCGTTCTGGTTGGAGAAGAGCTAATCCAAAGGTTCTTATTATCGAGGGTTGGTTTTTAGGGTGCCCTGTAATTAGTCAGTTTTCAGAGGATATAGAGATTAATAATGACTTCTTAGCAAAAATTTCCAAGAATGAAATAGAGTATAGACAAAGAGTCCAAGAGGCCTTGGCTAAGTATCAACCAATATGGAATAGATTTAATAGATTATGGCATCTAAAGGCTAGTCAATATAATTCTATTGCTAGTTGGAAAACCCAGCAAGAAAAAAATATGCTAAAGGAAAGAGGAACTTCTTTGCAGGGCCAATCATTAGATTTATTTATTCGGATGATACAGACATCCCTTCCCTACCAAAGCTTGTTATCAATAAACTCTAATGTCGTTGCTAGAGTTGATTCAACACGCAAAGTCGCTTGGGTCGGTCGAAAAATAGATGAACCCAAGGATTATTTATACGGGCTCTAAAGATATCAATATCATATCTGAAGAAAAAGAAAACAATCCTATGAAGGACTTTTAGAGAAGCTTTTTGAATTATGTAGGTAGTGTCAACAAGAGCTACCACCACATAAGATAGTAGAGCTTCTATTGGATTATGCAGAGGGATTAATGGATAACGATTTTGTATGGTCTGTGAACATCATGATTGTAATTCTTATGGTAGGTGTTATTTGGGGGGTTTACTACATCTTTAGTTACGACTCACAGCATTCCGATTGAATATTCACC comes from Prochlorococcus sp. MIT 1307 and encodes:
- a CDS encoding DCC1-like thiol-disulfide oxidoreductase family protein, translating into MESKFVFIYDGQCPFCNHFAELLELKSNLSNIQIKNARENPPELPVGYDMDQKGAILIRNNEILQGASAINTICSQIKDPSGPLLKILSTTFSSNQRTNLLFPLLLIARRVSLFIKGVPRKLVF
- a CDS encoding lactate dehydrogenase: MKAQNTKSKNTDSMVLYSSKYSQKDGQPDRRQQEMKRRFGILQSRRSYLERELKSVKTCLFSLDQQMQRYAAYKQLSIQNEISSNI
- a CDS encoding uridine kinase, whose protein sequence is MSSIARTALNIIKDSNSYPASSPWSASIDPEISFPIQPFEKLLQDLGWSEPLKWLTHWLNRGGTNIASSDWPRGIRSDWVWGLGLPLLSEVERFLTTTTEYVLIGISGLPGCGKTSLGHWLEASARKMNWPIAVISLDDFYLPAEDMVKAMKGNPWKVPRGLPGSHSIELIESTIDNWRKDGNLVAPQFDKALRNGLGDRSGWRRANPKVLIIEGWFLGCPVISQFSEDIEINNDFLAKISKNEIEYRQRVQEALAKYQPIWNRFNRLWHLKASQYNSIASWKTQQEKNMLKERGTSLQGQSLDLFIRMIQTSLPYQSLLSINSNVVARVDSTRKVAWVGRKIDEPKDYLYGL